Proteins encoded together in one Planctopirus ephydatiae window:
- a CDS encoding AraC family transcriptional regulator: MPISWSTTENVKWVADVPGLGWSCPVVWGERGFRHFAWCEFFRKPRVWIDQRREQFQQLVAEVGSTCSLFRDKRSMPRDATWSQHDLQEPIDWLNQLPRPVAILACDDERAHLVLDAALTLGLRVPEDAAFMGIDNDEVFGRVSSPPLSSVDVNAVAVGYKAAEVLARRMKGRRVPARTMMPPRGVVTRQSMDIVAVDDPEAAAALRFIREHACQPVTAEDVAAHLAVSRSTLDRCLHAAVGHSATVAIMQTRLASVKSDLAETDLSLQAIASRAGFASVQHLANLFRERVGVTPERYRRDMRH; this comes from the coding sequence TTGCCGATCTCATGGTCGACGACCGAGAACGTGAAGTGGGTGGCTGATGTGCCGGGCCTGGGTTGGTCGTGTCCCGTGGTCTGGGGCGAACGCGGCTTCCGACATTTCGCATGGTGCGAATTCTTTCGTAAGCCGCGAGTCTGGATCGATCAGCGGCGTGAGCAGTTCCAGCAACTGGTTGCCGAAGTCGGATCGACCTGCAGTCTGTTTCGCGACAAGCGGTCCATGCCGCGAGATGCCACCTGGTCGCAACACGACCTGCAGGAACCGATCGACTGGTTGAACCAGTTACCGCGTCCGGTCGCAATTCTCGCCTGTGACGATGAACGGGCACATCTGGTACTTGATGCTGCGTTAACCTTAGGCTTGCGCGTACCGGAAGACGCAGCCTTCATGGGAATCGATAATGATGAAGTCTTCGGCCGTGTCTCCAGTCCGCCGCTGAGCAGCGTGGACGTCAACGCAGTGGCCGTTGGATACAAGGCTGCCGAAGTGCTTGCCAGGCGAATGAAGGGACGCCGCGTTCCCGCACGAACGATGATGCCACCTCGCGGTGTGGTGACGAGACAGTCGATGGACATCGTCGCCGTTGATGACCCGGAAGCCGCTGCTGCACTACGATTCATTCGCGAGCATGCCTGTCAGCCTGTAACCGCCGAAGATGTCGCCGCACATCTTGCTGTCTCCCGCAGTACGCTCGATCGCTGTCTGCACGCAGCGGTGGGACATTCGGCAACCGTCGCGATCATGCAGACTCGGCTAGCGAGCGTTAAGTCCGATCTCGCCGAAACGGATCTCTCACTACAGGCGATTGCGTCTCGAGCCGGATTCGCCTCCGTTCAGCATCTGGCCAATCTCTTTCGAGAACGAGTCGGCGTCACCCCAGAGCGCTATCGCCGGGACATGAGGCATTAG
- a CDS encoding outer membrane protein assembly factor BamB family protein has product MRTRGTIDRVERATNFRRFDGLNLLASPDLLEVQSVNMKYLTNPFLSVLLCTCFASAADWPQFRGPNRDGKSLETGLLKQWPDDGPKLLRTITGFGQGYATPAISGERIYISGKVGDDLKLFCFDLLGQKLWEKTHGLAFRESDAPHSPYPGSRAAPTIDGDTLYLLGGLGKLNAYRTRDGELLWTVDVVKDLAGRVPPWGYTESVLIDGNNLICTPGSVTKGTFAALNKKTGQVVWQSGGITARAEYGSPILIEYDGVRQVVTMSRAGLVAVSPEDGKFLWQYNRMAKTPMAESNTAHGNSAAYADGYVFEATAYQTRGGCAVHLKSNGSEVTSELAWQSDKLNCEHGGYVVVDGYIYMSQGAGWSCLELKTGKERWSGRGPGKGSIIYAEGMLYCLGEDGRMGLIEARPNEFNQVSVFALPEGEGRCWTHPVINDGKLYLRWGDKLHVYELHNQARTTRP; this is encoded by the coding sequence ATGCGAACGCGTGGAACGATCGACCGCGTCGAGCGGGCTACGAACTTCCGGCGGTTTGATGGTCTGAATCTGCTGGCATCCCCAGATCTGCTGGAAGTCCAAAGCGTCAACATGAAATATCTAACGAACCCTTTCCTGAGCGTCCTTCTTTGTACCTGCTTCGCTTCTGCTGCAGATTGGCCGCAGTTCCGCGGGCCGAATCGGGATGGCAAGTCACTCGAAACGGGACTGCTTAAGCAATGGCCCGATGACGGCCCGAAGTTGCTCCGCACGATCACTGGGTTCGGCCAAGGTTATGCGACACCTGCGATTTCCGGAGAGCGGATCTACATCTCAGGCAAAGTCGGTGATGATCTCAAGCTCTTCTGTTTTGATTTGTTGGGCCAGAAGCTATGGGAAAAGACGCATGGATTGGCTTTCCGTGAATCGGATGCCCCGCATTCACCCTATCCAGGCTCCCGGGCGGCTCCAACCATCGATGGCGACACACTGTATCTGCTCGGTGGCCTCGGAAAACTAAATGCCTATCGTACCAGAGATGGTGAATTGCTCTGGACGGTCGATGTTGTGAAAGACCTTGCTGGGAGAGTTCCGCCGTGGGGATATACCGAATCGGTGTTGATCGATGGCAACAATCTCATTTGCACACCGGGGAGTGTGACCAAAGGAACCTTTGCCGCGTTGAACAAAAAGACTGGGCAGGTCGTGTGGCAGAGTGGAGGAATTACGGCGCGCGCGGAATACGGTTCGCCCATCTTGATCGAGTACGACGGGGTGCGTCAGGTGGTCACGATGAGTAGGGCTGGACTGGTCGCGGTGTCGCCTGAGGATGGCAAGTTCCTTTGGCAATACAACCGCATGGCTAAGACCCCGATGGCGGAATCGAATACAGCCCACGGTAATTCAGCAGCATATGCCGATGGTTATGTCTTTGAGGCGACCGCCTACCAAACGCGTGGCGGATGTGCGGTTCATTTGAAATCAAATGGTTCTGAAGTGACATCCGAGTTGGCGTGGCAAAGTGATAAGTTGAATTGTGAACATGGTGGTTATGTGGTTGTTGATGGCTATATCTACATGAGTCAGGGAGCGGGCTGGAGTTGTCTGGAACTGAAGACCGGCAAGGAACGATGGTCCGGCCGTGGTCCCGGCAAAGGTTCGATCATCTACGCCGAAGGGATGCTTTATTGCCTTGGCGAAGATGGAAGGATGGGGCTCATCGAAGCCAGGCCCAACGAATTCAATCAGGTCAGCGTGTTTGCTTTGCCAGAAGGCGAAGGCCGGTGCTGGACGCACCCGGTAATCAATGATGGCAAGCTTTATCTGCGCTGGGGCGACAAGCTTCATGTGTATGAACTCCACAATCAGGCACGGACCACCAGACCATGA
- a CDS encoding Gfo/Idh/MocA family protein translates to MEQLPESAELVAVADCNIEQAFKFRNEKQATWDVYGSHYPLLDRKDIDAVIVAGQEYQRVLPCIHAVQAGKDVYAEKPLTLYIHEGRVLTEHVRKHKAVFQVGTQQRSMAMNRVACEFVRNGGLGKLHYVSAVNYSGVGPTPAVDSYEQQAIPSGFNWELHLNQSEWRPYGKGATQGRNYVGGEMTNWGAHGVDQIQWALGKDHTLPARFKPITSGQNGKVTAWYEDGTEIRFELDKGPMGGAIFVGEKGKLEINRNKFMSNPIDIRNELIKQVDEAAEEVKWSDQTALWQAKWHMQNWIDCIKSRERPVSDVEIGHRSIAVCHLTNITRWMDRELTFDPTSERFVDADDANAWNDRPRRAGYELPAV, encoded by the coding sequence ATGGAACAACTCCCTGAATCCGCGGAACTGGTCGCAGTCGCCGATTGCAATATCGAACAGGCATTCAAGTTCCGAAATGAAAAGCAAGCCACCTGGGATGTCTACGGAAGTCACTATCCGTTGCTTGACCGTAAAGACATTGATGCCGTGATCGTGGCGGGACAGGAGTACCAGCGGGTACTGCCGTGCATTCACGCGGTGCAAGCGGGAAAAGACGTTTATGCCGAAAAGCCCTTGACGTTGTACATCCATGAAGGTCGCGTGCTGACTGAGCACGTTCGCAAGCATAAAGCCGTTTTTCAGGTTGGGACCCAGCAACGTTCGATGGCGATGAATCGAGTCGCCTGCGAATTTGTTCGGAACGGTGGGCTTGGCAAATTGCATTACGTTTCTGCCGTCAACTATTCAGGCGTCGGGCCAACACCGGCGGTTGACAGCTACGAACAGCAAGCGATTCCAAGTGGCTTTAATTGGGAATTGCATCTCAACCAAAGCGAGTGGCGGCCCTACGGCAAGGGAGCAACACAGGGGCGCAATTATGTTGGTGGCGAGATGACCAACTGGGGCGCTCACGGCGTTGACCAGATTCAATGGGCATTAGGGAAAGACCACACGCTTCCCGCCCGCTTCAAACCGATCACTTCTGGGCAAAACGGCAAGGTGACCGCATGGTACGAGGACGGGACAGAGATTCGTTTCGAGCTAGACAAAGGGCCGATGGGCGGAGCGATCTTCGTCGGCGAGAAAGGGAAGCTCGAGATCAATCGCAACAAATTTATGTCCAATCCGATCGACATTCGTAACGAGCTCATTAAGCAAGTCGATGAAGCCGCAGAGGAGGTCAAATGGTCAGACCAGACGGCGCTGTGGCAAGCCAAATGGCACATGCAGAACTGGATCGATTGCATCAAGTCGCGCGAGCGACCGGTGTCGGATGTCGAGATCGGACACCGCAGCATCGCCGTTTGCCACTTGACCAACATCACACGTTGGATGGATCGGGAACTGACGTTCGATCCCACGTCCGAGCGCTTCGTCGACGCGGACGATGCGAACGCGTGGAACGATCGACCGCGTCGAGCGGGCTACGAACTTCCGGCGGTTTGA
- a CDS encoding DUF1552 domain-containing protein yields the protein MHNYRLINRRTCLQGVGAALALPLLDVMGWAEASETKSSKPPVRLGFMYMPHGVIMSEFWPKDAESFLASPPPALDSLRPIIDQCLMMKGISGVDNGPFKNAPHALELSTWLTAALPDAEKRDRISISISADQVAANALGVHTALPSLELATMPQTWKENQAGLNEAYYSHCSFRSPNQAVPAEINPRTVLNRLFNTRGQTVGAASLQVSPLDRNLLDRVLAGARDLRRTLPPTDQRKLDEYLDSVRSVERRIAAIELRQKEAAMEKAGIRSSRKHESDSPPIEIKIPEGDKRSEYMQVMCDLNVLAFQTDTTRVCTYIGSTPNGVTYPELGFTRQHHSLTHHNNQPDMVAKVAAITKFNIDQFAYMVNKMASLREGNGTLLDNCIMMWGSGLEDGDRHSRKNLPFIIAGKGGGSIKTGRFLPDIKGNQGDLLTTLLACAGVTIDRPIGIATKQIDEIKA from the coding sequence ATGCACAACTATCGATTGATCAATCGTCGAACCTGTCTGCAAGGCGTGGGCGCGGCCCTCGCACTACCACTGTTGGATGTCATGGGCTGGGCGGAAGCCAGTGAAACCAAGTCGTCCAAACCACCAGTGCGACTTGGTTTCATGTACATGCCGCACGGGGTCATCATGAGCGAGTTCTGGCCCAAGGATGCGGAGAGTTTTCTCGCGTCACCGCCCCCAGCGCTCGATTCCTTGCGTCCGATCATTGATCAATGCCTGATGATGAAGGGGATCTCGGGAGTTGACAATGGTCCATTCAAGAATGCACCGCATGCACTTGAATTATCGACTTGGCTCACGGCGGCCTTGCCCGACGCTGAAAAGCGTGACCGAATCAGTATTTCTATTTCCGCTGACCAGGTCGCTGCCAACGCTTTGGGTGTTCATACAGCATTACCTTCGCTCGAATTAGCGACGATGCCGCAGACCTGGAAGGAAAATCAGGCGGGGCTGAACGAGGCTTACTATTCTCATTGCAGTTTTCGATCCCCGAATCAAGCCGTTCCAGCCGAGATCAATCCGCGCACGGTGTTGAACCGTCTCTTCAACACCCGAGGACAAACTGTGGGGGCAGCATCCTTGCAGGTGAGTCCTCTGGATCGAAACCTGTTAGACCGAGTGCTGGCAGGCGCACGGGATCTGCGTCGCACGTTGCCGCCGACGGACCAGCGAAAGTTGGACGAATATCTGGACAGCGTCCGTTCTGTGGAAAGACGAATTGCTGCGATTGAATTGCGCCAGAAAGAGGCTGCGATGGAAAAAGCGGGCATCCGCTCGAGTCGAAAGCATGAATCGGATTCTCCGCCGATTGAGATCAAAATCCCGGAGGGAGACAAGCGGAGCGAGTACATGCAGGTGATGTGTGATCTCAACGTCTTGGCATTCCAGACCGATACGACCCGAGTCTGCACCTATATTGGCTCAACGCCCAACGGTGTGACTTACCCGGAACTGGGGTTCACGCGCCAACATCACTCCCTGACTCACCACAACAACCAGCCGGATATGGTCGCCAAGGTAGCCGCCATCACGAAGTTCAACATCGATCAGTTCGCCTACATGGTCAACAAGATGGCCAGTTTGCGTGAGGGTAATGGCACGCTGCTGGACAACTGCATCATGATGTGGGGATCGGGACTTGAAGATGGCGACCGACACTCGCGTAAGAACTTGCCGTTCATCATCGCTGGCAAGGGTGGTGGTTCCATCAAGACCGGTCGCTTCCTCCCTGATATCAAAGGTAATCAAGGTGATCTGCTGACGACGTTGCTCGCGTGCGCTGGCGTTACCATAGACCGACCGATCGGGATTGCCACGAAGCAGATCGACGAAATCAAGGCGTAG
- a CDS encoding DUF1592 domain-containing protein, translating into MKTVLLGISFVLLLNSICWAQPDVQGFDEAAHRENARTTFKEKVAPFVKKYCISCHGGYAQAGVNLQSALDSPESATSFLHWKKAVANVKVRDMPPEDAGEIPTDEERQQFVEWLGTLKYLAEPDPGPFVIRRLSKVEFGTTLQHLYGVSPSIADSLPDEVVGEGYLNSVSPLQTELFLDIANKVIAEVVAPDGQPPTKMQIHYFGHAPTDEGSFRSAARQVARKLARDAYRRPPTESELEVLAGIFDLGRENQLSYTASLALMWKAVLVSPQFLFITPADKVDSNAKIVPLDDYQLASRLSYLLWSAPPDTELSALAEQGELRKPEVLRAQVERLLKHERSRALFDSFGAQWLGVTGLQSQAFDPAVFPQMTAELRKAMLDEVRLFFDSIVQENQSVSRLVDNDYTFLNAPLAPLYGLERSVSGATMQRVKLENPNRGGILGMPAILAATSLPNRTSPVKRGVWVLEQVLGERVPPPPPNVPELEDQKQEIREGLTLRQRTELHKTDPNCANCHKVLDPIGFGLENFDAIGRWREKDEGASIDSAGELPSGESFSTPADLKRILATRESDLARNLTQRLMAFALGRQLEGYDEVVIDQLMDKIAGDDYRVRTIITEVTTSYLFTHQKVR; encoded by the coding sequence ATGAAGACAGTGTTACTTGGCATTTCCTTCGTCTTGTTGCTCAACTCGATCTGTTGGGCACAACCCGATGTGCAAGGTTTTGACGAAGCGGCCCATCGCGAGAACGCCCGGACGACGTTTAAGGAAAAGGTCGCGCCGTTTGTGAAGAAATACTGCATCAGTTGTCACGGCGGTTATGCCCAGGCAGGAGTCAATCTCCAATCGGCACTCGACAGCCCCGAGAGTGCGACTTCGTTTCTGCATTGGAAAAAGGCCGTCGCGAACGTAAAGGTGCGCGACATGCCTCCTGAAGACGCTGGAGAGATTCCAACAGACGAGGAGCGACAGCAATTCGTCGAGTGGCTGGGCACACTGAAGTACCTCGCCGAACCTGATCCGGGGCCCTTTGTCATTCGTCGATTGAGCAAGGTGGAGTTTGGAACCACGCTTCAACATCTTTACGGCGTCTCCCCTTCGATCGCTGACAGCCTGCCGGATGAGGTCGTAGGTGAAGGGTACCTTAACTCGGTCTCGCCACTCCAAACGGAGTTGTTCTTGGATATCGCTAACAAGGTGATCGCGGAAGTGGTGGCACCAGATGGTCAGCCGCCCACGAAAATGCAGATCCATTACTTCGGCCACGCTCCGACTGATGAAGGCAGTTTCCGCAGCGCGGCTCGGCAAGTTGCTCGCAAGTTGGCCCGGGATGCTTACCGTCGTCCGCCCACCGAATCAGAACTGGAGGTCTTGGCAGGAATCTTTGACCTTGGACGCGAGAACCAGCTGAGTTACACAGCGTCGTTGGCATTGATGTGGAAGGCGGTTTTGGTCTCACCGCAATTTCTGTTCATCACGCCTGCGGACAAGGTGGATTCGAATGCGAAGATCGTTCCACTGGATGACTATCAACTGGCGTCTCGACTATCCTACCTACTCTGGTCGGCGCCGCCGGACACTGAGCTATCCGCGCTGGCCGAACAAGGCGAACTACGCAAGCCGGAGGTACTGCGAGCACAGGTGGAGCGACTGCTGAAGCATGAACGTTCTCGGGCTTTGTTCGACAGCTTCGGCGCTCAGTGGCTGGGTGTGACTGGTCTGCAAAGCCAGGCGTTCGACCCAGCGGTTTTCCCGCAGATGACGGCCGAACTACGCAAGGCAATGCTGGACGAAGTCCGTTTGTTCTTCGACAGCATTGTCCAAGAGAACCAGAGCGTATCCCGGTTGGTGGATAACGATTACACATTCCTCAATGCACCCCTGGCCCCGTTGTACGGACTCGAACGATCCGTTTCGGGAGCGACGATGCAGCGGGTCAAGCTCGAGAACCCCAACAGAGGCGGCATTCTGGGCATGCCAGCCATCCTGGCGGCAACATCGCTGCCCAATCGAACCAGCCCTGTCAAGCGAGGTGTCTGGGTACTGGAGCAGGTCTTGGGTGAGCGAGTCCCACCGCCTCCGCCGAATGTTCCAGAACTGGAAGATCAGAAGCAGGAAATTCGCGAAGGGTTGACGCTTCGCCAGCGCACCGAGTTACACAAGACGGATCCGAATTGTGCAAACTGTCACAAGGTCCTTGATCCGATAGGATTTGGTTTGGAGAACTTCGACGCGATCGGACGCTGGCGCGAGAAAGATGAGGGAGCTTCAATCGACTCGGCAGGAGAGCTTCCCAGCGGAGAGTCTTTTTCGACACCCGCCGACTTAAAACGGATTCTGGCGACGCGAGAATCAGATCTCGCGAGGAACCTGACCCAGCGCCTGATGGCCTTTGCTTTAGGGCGTCAGTTGGAAGGCTATGATGAAGTCGTGATCGATCAACTGATGGACAAGATCGCCGGTGATGATTACCGCGTGCGGACAATCATCACCGAGGTGACCACCAGCTACCTGTTTACCCACCAGAAAGTCCGCTGA
- a CDS encoding DUF1501 domain-containing protein, whose translation MQTFETAFGMQMAVPDAFNFADESQDTLDSYGLKPDQKTGFGWQCLAARRLVERGVRFVELIDTGSSGNWDAHGDMMTHVPLAKNVDQPVAALIRDLKQRGMFNETIVVWTTEFGRTPFNKDADHKGREHHPTGFSSWLAGAGVKRGIVHGATNEIGMYAVNKPVHVRDFHANILHLMGFDHENLAYRNAGLDFRLTGVEHADVVKEILA comes from the coding sequence CTGCAGACATTCGAGACAGCTTTCGGTATGCAGATGGCAGTGCCGGACGCATTCAATTTTGCCGATGAGTCGCAGGATACTCTCGACAGCTACGGCTTGAAGCCTGATCAGAAGACTGGATTTGGATGGCAATGCCTGGCCGCCCGTCGACTGGTTGAGCGTGGCGTCCGCTTTGTGGAGTTGATCGATACCGGTTCTTCGGGTAACTGGGATGCCCACGGAGACATGATGACTCACGTACCGCTCGCGAAGAACGTCGACCAACCGGTTGCAGCCTTGATTCGCGACCTCAAACAACGTGGCATGTTTAATGAAACGATTGTGGTTTGGACAACCGAATTTGGACGAACACCGTTTAACAAAGACGCAGACCATAAAGGTCGCGAACATCATCCGACTGGCTTCAGTTCCTGGTTAGCAGGTGCAGGAGTCAAACGAGGTATTGTCCATGGAGCAACCAACGAGATCGGTATGTATGCGGTCAACAAGCCGGTTCACGTCCGCGATTTCCACGCCAACATCTTGCACCTCATGGGGTTCGATCATGAGAATCTGGCTTACCGCAACGCCGGACTCGATTTTCGATTGACCGGCGTCGAACACGCGGATGTCGTCAAGGAGATTCTGGCATGA
- a CDS encoding transposase: protein MSTAPVGEKLLERLCTNQLLADAACDSDAICVRVKRMSAQTCIKPKANRKARKRCIKERYRHRSVIERFFGALKRFLRIATRYDKEAANFAGFLWLASVLTKPF from the coding sequence ATGAGCACCGCCCCTGTGGGAGAGAAACTGCTGGAACGTCTTTGCACGAATCAGTTATTGGCAGACGCAGCCTGTGACAGCGACGCGATCTGCGTGCGTGTGAAGCGGATGTCGGCGCAGACGTGTATCAAACCGAAGGCGAACCGGAAGGCGAGAAAGCGGTGCATCAAGGAGCGCTACCGGCATCGGAGTGTGATCGAGAGGTTCTTCGGAGCCCTGAAACGCTTTCTCCGCATCGCCACCCGTTATGATAAGGAAGCCGCGAACTTCGCGGGCTTCCTCTGGCTCGCATCCGTACTCACAAAGCCGTTCTGA
- a CDS encoding transposase, with translation MLKRHALSDELWNRIEPCYTGKAGDPGRTAADNRLFVEGVIVMLKTGISWAYLPELMLLHHSLWRRYDR, from the coding sequence ATGCTCAAGCGACACGCACTTTCGGATGAGCTTTGGAATCGCATCGAACCATGTTACACCGGCAAAGCCGGTGATCCCGGTCGTACGGCAGCCGACAATCGACTCTTTGTCGAAGGTGTGATTGTCATGCTCAAGACAGGAATATCCTGGGCATATCTTCCTGAGCTGATGCTTTTGCATCACTCGCTTTGGAGGCGGTACGACCGCTGA
- a CDS encoding beta-N-acetylhexosaminidase family protein gives MKRLVSLCYLQLCLFCAPAFADTSLWLSVQPGTAEPGKFAAEEIRREAKAQGMTLSDDTKATRVALTIERDGNAAAESYTIRVQKEGDCRIITVRGADATGTMYGGLDIAEAIRTGTFDSLKDSDHRPHIAQRGLKFNIPLDLRTPSYTDCSDAAQANIPEMWKREFWTAYLDSMARHRYNVLSLWSLHPFPSLVKVPEFPEVALDDVWRTRAKLDDTFSFAGTDMVRPAMLADHEVVKRITIDEKIEFWRWVMQQAANRGIRVYFFTWNVFTFGAEGKHGITNDLSNQITKRYFRASVREMVKTYPLLAGMGITAGEGMPEKMDSKAKEAWLWDTYGEGVRDALKDEPKREFNMIHRFHWTAQSDILDAFQNYPGPFEFSFKYSVAHMYSITKPPFIQPLLENLAPGRKTWLTVRNDDIYTFRFGDPAYAREYILNMPPADKLAGFYMGPDGYVWGRDFLERHSDPGPRPLVMEKQWYSFMLWGRLAYDPSLPDSHFEKVLAARHPTAESAQIFRALQGASQVMPLTTRFFWGDIDLKWYPEACWGHPRSKSRGFHTVRHFMEGSSMPGANVLCIRDWRARLVACQPMAGTTPLEIADALDGAAAKTFTALDTLRQPAKQDIELQKTVNDCESLAWLGRYYASKIRGACALALFDVNGDKFEHDAALRHLEDAVTHWKRYAAIRDAHYVPALYNRVGYVDVTALTEKVTADLDIARDWKPGTLKDDGKRSGTEKGFRN, from the coding sequence ATGAAACGACTCGTCTCACTGTGTTACTTGCAACTCTGCCTGTTCTGCGCACCTGCTTTTGCCGACACGTCGCTCTGGCTTTCAGTCCAACCGGGGACAGCCGAGCCCGGTAAGTTTGCGGCTGAAGAGATTCGTCGTGAGGCGAAGGCACAGGGCATGACGTTGAGTGATGACACCAAGGCCACCCGTGTCGCTCTCACGATCGAACGGGATGGAAATGCTGCCGCTGAGAGCTACACCATCCGCGTGCAGAAAGAAGGCGACTGCCGAATCATCACAGTGCGTGGCGCTGATGCCACGGGCACGATGTATGGCGGCCTCGATATCGCGGAGGCGATTCGCACTGGCACGTTCGACTCGCTGAAAGACTCCGATCACAGGCCGCACATCGCGCAGCGCGGCCTCAAGTTCAACATCCCGCTCGATCTGCGAACGCCGAGCTACACAGACTGCTCCGACGCTGCGCAGGCAAACATTCCCGAGATGTGGAAACGCGAGTTCTGGACAGCGTACCTCGATTCGATGGCGCGGCACCGCTACAACGTCCTTTCGCTTTGGAGCCTCCATCCTTTCCCATCGCTGGTGAAAGTGCCGGAGTTCCCCGAGGTCGCGCTGGACGATGTCTGGCGCACTCGGGCCAAACTCGATGACACCTTCAGCTTCGCCGGCACCGACATGGTCCGCCCCGCCATGCTCGCCGATCACGAAGTGGTGAAACGCATCACCATTGACGAGAAGATCGAGTTCTGGCGCTGGGTCATGCAGCAGGCCGCCAATCGCGGTATCCGGGTCTATTTCTTTACCTGGAACGTCTTCACCTTCGGAGCCGAGGGCAAGCACGGCATCACGAACGATCTGAGCAACCAGATCACGAAGCGGTATTTCCGCGCCAGCGTGCGGGAAATGGTAAAAACCTACCCGCTGCTCGCCGGCATGGGCATCACGGCAGGCGAGGGGATGCCGGAGAAAATGGATTCCAAGGCCAAGGAAGCCTGGCTGTGGGACACCTACGGCGAAGGCGTCCGCGACGCCTTGAAGGATGAACCGAAACGTGAGTTCAACATGATTCATCGCTTCCACTGGACCGCTCAAAGCGACATTCTCGACGCCTTCCAAAACTATCCCGGGCCCTTCGAATTCAGCTTCAAATACTCGGTGGCGCACATGTACTCGATCACGAAGCCGCCCTTCATCCAGCCACTGCTGGAGAATCTGGCACCCGGCAGGAAAACCTGGCTCACGGTGCGCAATGATGACATCTACACCTTCCGCTTCGGAGATCCCGCCTACGCCCGCGAATACATCCTGAACATGCCCCCGGCTGACAAGCTGGCCGGCTTTTACATGGGACCGGACGGCTACGTTTGGGGACGAGACTTCCTCGAACGCCATTCCGACCCCGGCCCGCGCCCGTTGGTGATGGAGAAGCAATGGTATTCGTTCATGCTCTGGGGTCGGTTGGCCTACGATCCTTCACTACCAGATTCGCACTTCGAGAAAGTCCTTGCGGCCCGTCATCCCACAGCAGAGTCGGCGCAGATCTTTCGGGCGCTGCAAGGTGCGTCCCAGGTCATGCCTCTGACCACGCGCTTCTTTTGGGGTGACATCGATCTCAAGTGGTATCCCGAGGCCTGCTGGGGCCACCCGCGGAGCAAAAGCCGGGGCTTCCACACCGTGCGGCACTTCATGGAAGGCAGTTCGATGCCCGGCGCGAACGTACTTTGCATTCGCGACTGGCGTGCTCGCCTTGTCGCCTGCCAGCCGATGGCGGGAACCACACCACTCGAAATCGCGGATGCGCTTGACGGAGCGGCGGCAAAAACGTTCACCGCGCTCGACACGCTTCGTCAACCCGCCAAGCAGGACATCGAACTCCAAAAGACGGTCAACGATTGCGAGTCGCTGGCTTGGCTGGGTCGCTACTACGCCTCCAAGATTCGCGGAGCCTGTGCGCTGGCGCTGTTTGACGTGAACGGCGACAAGTTTGAGCATGATGCGGCACTGCGACACCTCGAAGATGCTGTCACTCACTGGAAGCGATACGCCGCCATACGGGACGCCCACTACGTCCCTGCTCTTTACAATCGCGTGGGCTACGTGGACGTCACTGCGTTGACGGAAAAGGTGACTGCTGACCTTGACATCGCCCGGGACTGGAAACCAGGCACCCTGAAAGATGACGGCAAACGCTCCGGTACCGAAAAAGGCTTCCGCAATTGA